The Oligoflexus sp. sequence TCAGCAAGGGCCGCGGATGCCAGGCCCAGACCAAGAGCGATAGGAAAAGCCATCCCTAGCTTGACGCTGATGCGCATGGTTGATCCTCATGTTTCAGGTTTTCCTGATTGTAACATGAGAGTTCAGGGTTGAGGCAAAATATCCAGGAGAGACTGCAGGGCCTCGGGCATCTGTTTATAGCGCAAATGCGAGGCGAAAATGGTCTGATCCGGCAGTTTCTTGTTGTGATAGCGGTAAAGGTTTTCATCCGCGGCCGTCAGCATATGATCGGGCAGCACGGCGATGCCAATGCCCTGCCGCACGAGCTTCATGATGGCCGTCATGGAATTCACCTGAATGATGCGGCGCGGATGACGGCGACCGAGCTGCAGCAGATGATCGCCGGAACCGTAGGTAATCCAGCGGTAATCACTGAGCCGATCGAAGTCGACCTCGCTGGTCGAAACCAGGACGAAGACTTCATGAAGCACAGGACGCGACACGATCAATTCGCTGTCGATTTCAAAAGGCGTGAAGACGAGTTCGAAACGCCCGGCCTCCAGACCTTCCCGCAGGGCAGGAAGATCCGCCATGGTGATATTGAAGTTGTGATCGTTCTTTTGATAGTAGGGGCCGAGGAGAGTCTGAAACCAGCTTTCCAGAAGGCCATGGGGAATGCCGACTCGAATGAGACTGCGTTCCCCATCCGCCAGCAGACTTTCGGCTTCGGTTTGAAAGTGTTTCACCGCATCATAGAGCCGCTTGCCTTTGGCCGTAAGCGTCAGGTGCTTCGAGGAACGAATCAAGAGCTCATCGTTGATGGATTCCTCAAGCAGTTTCACCTGGCGG is a genomic window containing:
- a CDS encoding LysR family transcriptional regulator, producing MDFRYLKAFLAAAEQGSFSKAAEELNIAQSAVSRQVKLLEESINDELLIRSSKHLTLTAKGKRLYDAVKHFQTEAESLLADGERSLIRVGIPHGLLESWFQTLLGPYYQKNDHNFNITMADLPALREGLEAGRFELVFTPFEIDSELIVSRPVLHEVFVLVSTSEVDFDRLSDYRWITYGSGDHLLQLGRRHPRRIIQVNSMTAIMKLVRQGIGIAVLPDHMLTAADENLYRYHNKKLPDQTIFASHLRYKQMPEALQSLLDILPQP